In the Gopherus flavomarginatus isolate rGopFla2 chromosome 6, rGopFla2.mat.asm, whole genome shotgun sequence genome, one interval contains:
- the CCDC172 gene encoding coiled-coil domain-containing protein 172, translated as MSLDSLFQQILLTEQQAEEKRRLMHQVKLDINRTHEKIKQITEELNEAKIKLETKVQQLSEKLFYLQLLKNREDILEKKKVELMNQRSIFLKIFSDTKRKMIEEEENFIKEITDFNNEYGLTCNRELLIRKKAKTEIRDLETKANILKNEMESMERENAQLNALQLQKNELKQDLFTLQSKLKDTEEQLREAEDITKCLEAEKVKVSEKPQTDIECLRIKKELDIYKDDDLENVCEALQTEIEFLQMKLSQKSSGK; from the exons ATGAGCCTGGACTCCCTGTTCCAGCAAATTCTCCTCACAGAGCAGCAAGCGGAGGAGAAGCGGCGCCTCATGCACCAAG TTAAATTAGACATAAACAGAACTCATGAAAAAATTAAGCAAATAACAGAAGAGCTGAATgaagcaaaaataaaattagaaactAAG GTTCAACAGCTGTCTGAAAAGCTCTTCTACTTACAGCTTTTGAAGAACCGTGAAGACATCTTAGAGAAAAAGAAAGTTGAACTTATGAATCAAAGGAGTATTTTTCTCAAAATCTTT TCAGATACAAAGAGGAAAATGATTGAAGAAGAGGAGAATTTTATTAAGGAAATCACAGATTTTAACAATGAGTACGGACTAACATGTAACAGAGAGCTTTTGATTAGAAAAAAAGCCAAGACTGAAATACGTGACTTAGAAACTAAggcaaatattttgaaaaatg AAATGGAGTCAATGGAACGTGAAAATGCTCAGTTAAATGCACTCCAGCTGCAGAAGAATGAATTAAAGCAGGATTTATTTACTCTCCAGAGCAAACTCAAAG ATACTGAAGAACAATTACGTGAAGCTGAAGACATTACAAAATGTTTAGAAGCAGAAAAAGTCAAAGTTAGTGAAAAGCCTCAGACTGACATTGAATGTTTAAG gattaaaaaagaaCTGGACATTTACAAAGATGATGACTTGGAAAATGTTTGTGAAGCTCTTCAAACAGAAATTGAATTTCTGCAGATG AAATTATCGCAAAAGTCTTCAGGCAAATAA